Proteins encoded in a region of the Paenibacillus sp. W2I17 genome:
- a CDS encoding ABC-F family ATP-binding cassette domain-containing protein produces the protein MSLLSVENVSHNFGDRTLFKNVSFRLLAGERVGLVGANGVGKSTLMNILTGKLLKDSGKVEWTPKVRYGYLDQHTKLTPGKTIRDVLKDAFLPLLELEKEMMNITDQMADADPDKLEQLLEEMGDIQEQLEQGDFYLIDVKVEEMANGLGLSAIGLDRDVAALSGGQRTKVLLAKLLLEKPTALLLDEPTNYLDVEHIEWLSRYLKDYPHAFLLISHDTEFMNEVVNVIYHLEFAKLTRYAANYNKFLEMADMNKAQHIDAYEKQQEYIKKQEDFIQRNKARASTSGRAKSREKQLDRIERIDRPDEAAKPTFKFKDARASSKTVFEGIDFEIGYTYPLLPKMTMTIERGEKIAIVGCNGVGKSTLLKTILGKISPLSGKTFLGDYLETAYFEQEVRAGNITPIEDVWNEFSHLTQNEVRGHLARCGLKNEHITRPLNMLSGGEQAKVRLCKLLMRESNWILFDEPTNHLDVTAKAELQRALQEFKGTVLLVSHEPDFYEGWVTKTWNVEEWSEKN, from the coding sequence ATGAGTTTATTGTCAGTAGAGAACGTAAGTCACAATTTTGGAGATCGCACGTTATTTAAAAATGTATCGTTTCGTTTACTTGCCGGAGAGCGCGTAGGACTTGTTGGTGCCAATGGTGTGGGTAAATCCACATTAATGAACATCCTTACCGGTAAATTGCTTAAAGATAGTGGAAAAGTGGAATGGACACCTAAGGTCCGTTATGGATATCTGGATCAGCACACGAAGCTTACGCCAGGCAAAACCATTCGTGACGTGCTTAAGGATGCATTCCTTCCGTTGCTTGAATTGGAAAAAGAAATGATGAATATTACGGACCAGATGGCAGATGCAGATCCAGATAAGCTGGAGCAGTTGCTGGAAGAGATGGGCGATATTCAGGAACAACTGGAACAGGGCGATTTTTATCTGATTGACGTAAAAGTGGAAGAGATGGCCAATGGTCTTGGTTTATCCGCAATTGGTCTGGATCGAGATGTCGCAGCTCTAAGTGGTGGACAACGTACCAAGGTGCTTCTTGCCAAGCTTCTGCTCGAGAAACCTACAGCTCTTTTACTGGATGAGCCGACCAACTATCTGGATGTAGAGCACATTGAATGGCTGTCACGTTACCTGAAGGACTACCCACACGCGTTTCTCTTAATCTCCCATGACACGGAATTCATGAATGAAGTCGTAAATGTCATTTATCATTTGGAATTTGCCAAATTAACGAGATATGCAGCGAACTATAACAAGTTCCTCGAGATGGCTGATATGAATAAAGCCCAGCATATTGATGCATACGAGAAGCAGCAAGAGTACATCAAGAAGCAGGAAGATTTCATTCAGCGTAACAAGGCACGTGCTTCAACTTCAGGTCGAGCGAAGAGCCGGGAGAAACAGCTGGACAGAATTGAACGTATTGATCGTCCAGATGAAGCAGCTAAACCAACGTTCAAATTCAAGGATGCCCGTGCGAGCAGCAAAACGGTCTTTGAGGGCATTGATTTTGAAATTGGATATACGTATCCTTTGCTGCCTAAGATGACAATGACAATTGAACGTGGTGAGAAAATTGCCATCGTAGGTTGTAATGGTGTGGGTAAATCGACGCTGTTGAAAACCATCCTGGGAAAAATATCTCCACTCAGTGGAAAGACTTTCTTGGGAGATTATCTCGAAACGGCCTATTTTGAGCAGGAAGTCCGTGCTGGAAATATCACGCCGATTGAGGATGTCTGGAATGAGTTTTCACATTTGACCCAGAATGAGGTCCGGGGTCATCTGGCACGCTGCGGGTTGAAAAATGAGCACATTACCCGTCCGCTTAACATGCTGAGTGGTGGAGAGCAAGCCAAGGTTCGTTTATGCAAACTCTTGATGCGTGAAAGCAACTGGATTTTATTCGATGAGCCGACAAACCATCTCGATGTCACAGCCAAAGCGGAGTTGCAGCGTGCTTTGCAAGAATTCAAGGGAACGGTGTTACTTGTATCTCATGAACCTGATTTCTACGAGGGTTGGGTTACCAAAACATGGAATGTCGAAGAATGGTCTGAGAAAAACTAG
- a CDS encoding thiamine phosphate synthase: MCFHSIHAWKEMNSTVISHEHVHESFELHVVSTGTGDQGSFVKAAKDVWPWVNYIHIREKQLSWQDKIGWAESLRSVGVPSCRIVINGSELPPQNDIYGGVHWGQDAIRNYNPAVRSNVQRLRLGVSVHSIDEAKIAEERGADYLFFGHVYSTNSKPDLEPRGLYALAEVCSGVSIPVIAIGGIEPGNIHAIRSAGAQGAAVISNVWASDSPDRSAALLRQAIVATKSLSR; this comes from the coding sequence TTGTGTTTTCATAGCATTCACGCCTGGAAGGAGATGAACAGTACGGTAATTTCTCATGAACATGTTCACGAATCATTTGAATTGCATGTTGTATCTACGGGTACGGGGGATCAAGGATCTTTTGTAAAAGCTGCAAAGGACGTTTGGCCATGGGTGAACTACATCCATATACGAGAGAAACAACTCTCATGGCAAGACAAGATCGGTTGGGCTGAAAGTCTGCGTAGCGTTGGCGTTCCATCTTGTCGCATCGTTATCAATGGTTCAGAACTGCCACCACAGAATGACATCTATGGCGGTGTACATTGGGGGCAAGATGCGATACGTAACTATAACCCTGCTGTTAGAAGCAATGTGCAGCGACTTCGTCTGGGTGTATCTGTTCATTCAATCGATGAGGCAAAAATCGCTGAAGAACGGGGAGCCGATTACCTTTTCTTCGGGCATGTCTACTCAACCAACAGTAAGCCTGATCTTGAACCAAGAGGATTATATGCTCTGGCTGAAGTGTGCTCTGGTGTCTCCATTCCTGTCATTGCGATCGGGGGCATTGAGCCGGGAAACATTCATGCGATTCGCTCCGCAGGCGCACAGGGAGCCGCTGTGATCTCGAATGTATGGGCGAGCGATTCCCCGGATCGGTCGGCTGCATTATTAAGGCAGGCTATCGTTGCTACAAAAAGTCTGAGCCGCTGA
- the thiO gene encoding glycine oxidase ThiO has product MKKIITDRPDKIHAETIIVGGGVVGCAIAYELASLGQDVLLVERSAIAGGTSCAAAGMLAADSEDFAHPLMAKLARQSRQLLHEQKVLMATLSKVEVGLQRQGFLTPFRSYSELSSYKDNRKSALSASADEVWWDSSVVQHEASWLNRDTYGAYYRPYESEILPVRLTKAYAESAQALGARVMEDIQDIRVQANEHGVQGITTSIGEMKCKHVIIAAGLQSEELMRHVNLSLPVWSVKGEIAAVQFSDEHAGYRPDRTVYAEDIYIVPKANGEVWLGATSLPGRTDLNVSVKGVQKLLTAATHWVPGMKEAQFIRAWAGVRPATPDGLPYIGACKSIPGLFAAFGHYRNGILLSAITSRLIAELLAGKSSEELGIEALSPERLNRKGVVQ; this is encoded by the coding sequence ATGAAAAAAATCATTACTGATAGACCGGATAAGATTCATGCAGAAACGATTATTGTAGGCGGAGGCGTTGTTGGATGTGCCATTGCGTATGAGCTTGCTTCCCTTGGACAGGATGTACTGTTGGTAGAGCGTTCGGCGATTGCAGGAGGCACTTCTTGCGCAGCGGCTGGAATGCTGGCGGCAGATAGTGAGGATTTTGCTCATCCTTTGATGGCTAAGCTCGCCAGGCAGAGCAGGCAGTTACTTCATGAGCAAAAGGTACTAATGGCTACACTCAGCAAGGTAGAGGTTGGTCTGCAACGCCAGGGATTCCTAACTCCTTTTCGTTCATACAGTGAATTAAGTAGTTATAAGGACAATCGGAAGTCTGCTTTGTCTGCTTCTGCTGATGAGGTGTGGTGGGATAGTTCCGTTGTACAACATGAGGCATCATGGCTTAACAGAGATACGTATGGAGCCTATTACAGACCTTACGAGAGTGAAATTCTTCCAGTCCGTCTAACGAAGGCATATGCTGAATCCGCTCAAGCATTGGGAGCACGGGTTATGGAGGACATACAGGATATACGTGTGCAAGCAAACGAACACGGCGTGCAGGGGATCACCACATCGATCGGTGAGATGAAATGCAAACATGTCATTATAGCGGCTGGATTACAGAGTGAAGAGTTGATGAGACATGTAAATCTGAGCTTGCCTGTGTGGTCGGTAAAAGGTGAAATAGCCGCCGTTCAGTTCTCAGATGAACATGCAGGGTACAGACCTGACAGAACGGTGTATGCAGAGGATATCTATATTGTTCCCAAAGCCAATGGCGAAGTTTGGCTCGGGGCAACCAGTTTGCCAGGCAGAACGGATCTGAACGTTTCTGTAAAGGGTGTTCAGAAGCTGCTAACAGCGGCTACCCACTGGGTGCCTGGGATGAAAGAAGCACAATTTATACGAGCGTGGGCAGGCGTAAGACCGGCAACTCCAGATGGACTGCCTTATATAGGTGCTTGCAAGAGTATACCGGGCCTGTTCGCCGCCTTTGGACATTACCGCAACGGTATCTTGCTTAGTGCGATAACAAGCAGGCTTATCGCTGAGTTGCTCGCTGGCAAAAGCTCAGAAGAACTCGGAATTGAGGCGCTGAGCCCTGAGCGATTGAACAGAAAGGGAGTGGTGCAGTGA
- the thiS gene encoding sulfur carrier protein ThiS produces MNIIVNGQRMEIEDRLNRVDKLLQSFDLQVKTVVVELNKHILTREYHESTALREGDRIEIVHFVGGG; encoded by the coding sequence GTGAATATCATCGTTAATGGTCAACGGATGGAGATTGAAGACAGATTGAATCGTGTGGATAAATTGCTCCAATCTTTTGACCTGCAAGTCAAGACTGTAGTTGTTGAGCTGAACAAGCATATCTTAACGCGTGAGTATCATGAGTCAACGGCATTAAGAGAAGGCGATCGAATTGAGATTGTACATTTTGTAGGAGGCGGTTGA
- a CDS encoding thiazole synthase: MLNIGKYTFESRLLLGTGKFTDLEVQSQAVEASETEVLTFAVRRLNLEERNQKHFLDTLDLDKYTLLPNTAGASTAEEAVRIAELSRASGLCDMIKVEVIGDGMTLLPDPIETYKACEILLEKGFTVLPYISDDVILAKRLQLLGVHAVMPGASPIGAGRGIINPYNLEIIIEQAVVPVIVDAGLRSPKDAAYAMELGADGVLLNTAVSGSGDPVSMAKAMRLGVEAGRLAYEAGMIPVKRYAAASSPVEGMVHT; encoded by the coding sequence ATGTTGAACATTGGTAAATATACGTTTGAGTCCAGATTGTTGCTCGGAACAGGCAAGTTTACGGATCTGGAAGTGCAAAGTCAGGCTGTGGAAGCATCTGAAACGGAAGTTTTAACCTTTGCTGTTCGTCGTCTGAATCTGGAGGAACGTAATCAGAAGCATTTCCTGGATACGTTGGATTTGGACAAATACACACTTCTTCCGAATACGGCGGGGGCTTCCACTGCGGAAGAGGCGGTGCGGATTGCCGAGCTTTCACGGGCTTCAGGACTTTGTGATATGATAAAAGTCGAAGTCATTGGAGATGGAATGACGTTGCTCCCAGATCCGATTGAAACGTACAAGGCTTGCGAAATTTTGCTTGAAAAGGGCTTCACAGTATTGCCTTATATTTCAGATGATGTCATTCTGGCCAAAAGGCTACAATTGCTTGGCGTACATGCTGTAATGCCTGGCGCTTCTCCCATCGGAGCTGGCAGAGGCATCATCAATCCCTATAACCTTGAGATCATCATTGAGCAGGCTGTTGTACCTGTAATTGTGGATGCAGGATTACGCTCCCCAAAAGATGCTGCTTATGCGATGGAACTTGGTGCCGATGGCGTGTTGTTAAATACAGCCGTATCCGGATCAGGGGATCCAGTGAGCATGGCTAAAGCGATGCGATTGGGGGTAGAAGCGGGTAGATTGGCATATGAGGCAGGCATGATTCCCGTAAAGCGTTATGCAGCAGCCAGTAGTCCGGTGGAAGGAATGGTTCATACATGA
- a CDS encoding ThiF family adenylyltransferase: MQQPVVRWKEWFIHDRSINILRQQADRYSRQERYAPLGKEGQARLKGSRVLIVGAGALGTGIAETLVRSGVGHLTIVDRDYVEWSNLQRQQLYVEQDALERMPKAMAAEKRLSAINSTVHVEGKVLDVRVDELEELVQHTDLIMDATDNFDTRLLINDIAQKHRIPWIYGGCVGSYGITYTFMPGETPCLNCLLGEVPLGGDTCDTSGIIPQAVQMVTANQTAEAMKLLSGNANALRRKLLSFDVWRNEYISINVDGAKKQDCPSCGTSATYPYLSASNLEKTDVLCGRDTVQIRPARLMNLDLQHTAERLDRLQEGKVESNPFLVSFTTGVHRMVIFQDGRVLVHGTKDTAEARTLVHRYFG; encoded by the coding sequence ATGCAGCAGCCAGTAGTCCGGTGGAAGGAATGGTTCATACATGACAGATCAATTAACATCCTCAGACAACAGGCCGATCGTTATTCCAGACAGGAACGTTACGCGCCACTTGGCAAGGAAGGCCAGGCCAGATTAAAGGGCAGCAGAGTTTTAATTGTAGGCGCTGGTGCACTCGGAACAGGAATTGCAGAAACGTTAGTTCGTTCAGGAGTCGGACACTTAACAATTGTGGATCGTGATTATGTGGAGTGGAGTAACCTGCAGCGACAGCAATTATATGTAGAACAGGACGCGCTTGAGCGGATGCCGAAGGCGATGGCAGCGGAAAAACGTTTATCTGCCATTAATTCCACGGTTCATGTGGAAGGGAAAGTGTTGGACGTCAGAGTAGATGAGTTGGAAGAACTCGTTCAGCATACAGACTTGATCATGGATGCAACGGATAATTTTGATACCCGACTACTTATTAACGATATCGCACAGAAACACCGTATTCCCTGGATTTATGGTGGATGCGTAGGTAGTTACGGCATCACTTATACGTTTATGCCTGGAGAAACGCCATGTTTAAATTGTTTGCTGGGTGAAGTTCCTCTGGGTGGAGATACCTGTGATACGTCTGGCATCATACCTCAAGCGGTACAGATGGTAACGGCAAATCAGACAGCAGAAGCGATGAAGTTACTTAGCGGCAATGCAAATGCATTGAGACGTAAGTTATTGTCATTTGACGTGTGGAGGAACGAATACATATCCATCAATGTGGATGGTGCGAAAAAGCAAGACTGTCCTTCCTGTGGTACTTCGGCAACGTATCCATATCTTTCTGCGTCCAATCTGGAGAAAACCGATGTGTTGTGTGGCAGGGACACCGTTCAGATCCGGCCTGCACGGCTTATGAATCTGGATCTTCAACATACGGCGGAACGTCTGGATAGACTTCAAGAAGGAAAAGTGGAATCCAATCCGTTTCTGGTTTCTTTTACAACAGGAGTCCATAGAATGGTCATTTTCCAAGATGGACGTGTCCTTGTACACGGAACAAAAGACACAGCTGAAGCACGTACGCTCGTTCATCGCTACTTTGGTTAA
- a CDS encoding response regulator transcription factor, with the protein MKTAILLIGAGEQVSLIQDVLCSEGYEVKRMEWSELNQSVEPSLLHINLIILVDREEGKKNCGQDRKLELKRWIDKGQVIPLLVITSNASPQFIVEWLDYGANDVMEEPIHLTVMLARIRNLLRVFANATPEGEEVIVVHDLKVNLRSRRVNRAGEYLTLTPKEYELLEFLALHVNEACTRSDILREVWGYEYAMDTNVVDVYIKHLRVKVDKGRSVKLIHTVRGIGYMLHDKN; encoded by the coding sequence GTGAAAACAGCCATTTTGCTGATTGGAGCAGGAGAGCAGGTCAGCCTTATTCAGGATGTTTTATGTAGCGAAGGGTATGAGGTGAAACGAATGGAGTGGTCCGAACTAAACCAATCCGTCGAGCCTTCGTTGCTGCATATTAACCTAATCATCCTGGTAGACCGGGAAGAGGGGAAGAAGAATTGTGGTCAGGATCGAAAATTAGAGTTAAAACGATGGATAGATAAAGGTCAGGTTATACCTCTACTGGTTATTACTTCAAATGCATCTCCTCAGTTCATCGTGGAATGGCTGGATTACGGAGCTAATGACGTGATGGAGGAACCTATCCACTTGACCGTGATGCTTGCCAGAATACGAAATTTATTGCGTGTTTTTGCGAATGCAACACCAGAGGGTGAGGAAGTAATTGTAGTTCATGATCTTAAAGTAAATTTGCGTTCAAGACGGGTAAATCGTGCGGGTGAATACCTGACATTAACGCCAAAAGAGTACGAATTGCTGGAATTCTTGGCCCTGCATGTGAATGAAGCATGTACCCGGAGTGATATTTTGCGGGAAGTATGGGGATATGAGTATGCGATGGATACCAACGTTGTGGATGTGTATATCAAACATCTGAGGGTTAAGGTGGATAAGGGAAGAAGTGTGAAACTGATTCATACTGTGCGTGGGATCGGTTATATGCTGCATGATAAAAATTAG
- a CDS encoding C40 family peptidase — MKTNIFVQKAVTVGLCATLGFGAVLMTNAPVAQAATASVSTGQQIVNYGKKFTGTPYKFGASTSTTKVFDCSSFMKYIFKKYGVDLPRTSVKQSKEGKAVSKANLRVGDLVFFSSGSRSTGSNVTHVGVYAGNGKILHTYGSPGVTLSNLDSGTWKRTYVKARRVL; from the coding sequence ATGAAAACAAACATCTTTGTCCAAAAGGCCGTAACCGTCGGGTTGTGCGCTACACTAGGTTTTGGAGCTGTACTAATGACTAACGCACCTGTTGCACAGGCAGCAACTGCTTCTGTATCCACAGGTCAACAAATTGTTAATTATGGCAAAAAATTCACTGGAACTCCATATAAATTTGGTGCTTCAACTTCAACAACCAAGGTTTTTGACTGCTCTTCTTTTATGAAATATATTTTCAAAAAGTATGGTGTAGATTTGCCGCGCACTTCCGTGAAACAATCCAAAGAAGGTAAAGCTGTGTCTAAAGCTAATCTGCGTGTTGGAGATCTGGTATTCTTCTCCAGTGGTAGCCGTTCTACCGGTTCCAATGTCACTCATGTAGGCGTTTATGCGGGAAATGGTAAGATTCTGCATACGTATGGATCTCCAGGCGTAACCCTCTCTAATCTGGACTCTGGTACTTGGAAGAGAACGTATGTTAAAGCTCGTCGTGTACTTTAG
- a CDS encoding thiamine diphosphokinase has product MTAKRIIIFTGGNLSVELLQEIREDDMIIAADRGALFLIEHGIQPHIAVGDFDSITEEERIIVSNNSIRFITCDPVHKDLTDTEMAFETALDYEPSHILMLGATGTRMDHTLANVHIMVRAMQHHISCAIQDKHNYMTLTTSKAVVEHRDYKYVSLLPLTHEVAGITLDGFMYPLDQATIRMGQSLGVSNKLLGSSGTVTIDSGLLLIIQSKD; this is encoded by the coding sequence ATGACGGCGAAACGGATTATTATTTTTACAGGCGGAAACTTATCTGTAGAATTACTTCAGGAAATACGAGAAGATGATATGATCATCGCGGCCGATCGCGGTGCATTATTTTTAATTGAACACGGCATCCAGCCTCACATTGCAGTTGGAGACTTCGACTCCATTACTGAAGAGGAACGTATCATTGTAAGCAACAATAGCATTCGGTTCATTACATGTGACCCTGTTCATAAGGATCTTACTGATACAGAAATGGCTTTTGAGACAGCGCTAGATTACGAACCTTCTCACATCTTAATGTTAGGTGCTACAGGTACACGTATGGATCACACTCTCGCTAATGTACATATCATGGTTCGCGCGATGCAACATCATATCTCCTGTGCCATTCAGGACAAACACAACTACATGACACTGACCACATCCAAAGCTGTGGTTGAGCACCGTGACTATAAATATGTTTCTCTGCTGCCCTTGACTCATGAAGTTGCAGGAATAACTCTAGATGGTTTTATGTATCCGCTAGATCAAGCCACCATTCGCATGGGACAATCCTTGGGTGTAAGCAACAAGCTTTTAGGCTCCTCCGGTACAGTCACTATTGATAGTGGCTTATTACTGATTATTCAGAGCAAAGATTGA
- a CDS encoding trimeric intracellular cation channel family protein, with the protein MDLHIFEVFSIIGTIAFAMSGAFVAMEEEYDILGVLVLGLVTAFGGGIIRNVLIGIPVTTLWSQGSLIMLALVSVAIAFILPLKWISHWKRTEALFDAIGLAAFAIQGALYAANMGHPISAVIVAAVMTGIGGGVIRDVLAGRKPLVLRDEIYAVWAMTAGFVIGMGWLTTNAGLLFCFAAVVFFRMCSVHYKWKLPRRSLVPSETGNVTPQPESIVTQPTSSVLQGTLSKGD; encoded by the coding sequence TTGGACTTACACATTTTTGAAGTATTCAGCATTATAGGCACTATCGCATTTGCAATGTCCGGCGCTTTCGTGGCAATGGAAGAGGAGTATGACATTCTGGGTGTACTAGTGCTTGGACTTGTCACGGCATTCGGAGGCGGGATTATCCGGAATGTACTTATAGGTATACCTGTAACGACACTGTGGAGTCAGGGATCACTTATTATGTTAGCCTTAGTATCTGTAGCGATTGCGTTTATATTACCTCTCAAGTGGATTAGTCACTGGAAGCGAACAGAGGCGTTGTTTGATGCAATCGGACTCGCAGCATTTGCAATTCAAGGGGCGCTATACGCGGCGAACATGGGACATCCTATTAGCGCAGTTATCGTTGCAGCAGTTATGACCGGTATTGGTGGAGGCGTTATTCGTGATGTACTTGCTGGACGTAAACCGCTTGTATTGCGTGACGAAATTTATGCTGTATGGGCAATGACAGCCGGTTTTGTCATAGGCATGGGTTGGTTAACAACGAATGCCGGATTATTATTTTGTTTCGCGGCCGTTGTGTTCTTCCGGATGTGTTCTGTACATTATAAATGGAAACTGCCACGTCGTTCGTTGGTGCCATCTGAGACCGGGAACGTCACTCCTCAGCCGGAGAGCATTGTGACACAGCCAACATCATCGGTACTTCAAGGTACGTTAAGCAAGGGGGATTAA
- a CDS encoding low molecular weight protein-tyrosine-phosphatase: protein MINVLFVCLGNICRSPMAEAVLRHKVLEMGLEHQIRVDSAGTGDWHVGKPPHEGTRKLLDSYQISYANMAARQFASEDFTQFDYIVCMDNSNADNVRNIPGGAEANIIKFMDMLPEEKLREVPDPYYTGNFEEVYELVNAGCDVLLSKIKAEHSLA, encoded by the coding sequence ATGATTAATGTTTTGTTTGTATGTCTGGGCAATATATGTAGATCACCAATGGCCGAAGCCGTTTTGCGTCACAAAGTCCTGGAGATGGGGCTTGAACACCAGATTCGTGTGGACTCAGCGGGTACAGGGGACTGGCATGTTGGTAAACCTCCGCATGAAGGGACTCGAAAATTGCTGGATTCGTACCAGATTTCTTATGCCAACATGGCAGCGAGACAATTCGCCAGCGAAGACTTTACTCAATTTGATTACATTGTGTGTATGGACAATTCTAATGCAGATAATGTGCGCAACATTCCAGGCGGAGCTGAGGCGAACATCATCAAGTTCATGGACATGCTTCCCGAAGAAAAACTCAGAGAAGTACCTGACCCATATTACACAGGCAATTTTGAAGAGGTGTACGAGCTGGTTAACGCAGGCTGCGATGTTCTGTTGAGTAAGATTAAAGCGGAACATTCCTTAGCCTAG
- a CDS encoding esterase family protein gives MTDSRYLKRTIVKEEIESRYLGEKRTLRIYLPPGYNELLSYPVVYCQDGEEFFNFGRIATTANQIILDEGAEPFIIVGVQVDVSVRTKEYAPFGDRFKAYTACFAEEIIPYIEEKYPVRPSPQERILAGDSLGGSVSLHLALLYPDLFTRVISMSGAFYSASQEIYAAAEDLSWLSIWMIVGLQETDFEADTGTYDFVQLNRDTRELLEKRGALVSYQEKDGKHQWGFWQKELPEALLYFLQER, from the coding sequence ATGACGGATTCCCGCTATTTGAAACGCACGATTGTGAAGGAAGAGATTGAAAGTCGCTATCTCGGAGAGAAGCGAACGCTCCGTATTTACCTTCCTCCGGGCTATAACGAATTGCTTAGCTACCCTGTCGTTTATTGTCAGGATGGCGAAGAATTTTTTAATTTCGGACGAATTGCTACAACAGCTAACCAAATTATTCTGGACGAAGGAGCCGAACCTTTCATTATTGTAGGGGTTCAGGTCGATGTGTCTGTGAGAACGAAGGAATATGCTCCATTTGGAGATCGGTTCAAGGCATATACCGCTTGCTTCGCTGAAGAGATTATTCCCTATATAGAAGAGAAATATCCTGTGCGTCCATCTCCGCAGGAACGCATTCTTGCCGGAGACTCGCTCGGTGGCAGTGTTTCGCTTCATCTCGCTCTGTTATATCCGGATCTGTTCACACGTGTGATCAGCATGTCTGGCGCCTTCTACTCTGCTTCACAGGAAATCTATGCCGCAGCTGAAGATCTGTCTTGGCTCTCGATCTGGATGATTGTTGGTTTGCAGGAGACTGATTTCGAGGCAGACACAGGTACGTATGATTTTGTTCAATTAAACCGGGATACTCGAGAACTGCTGGAAAAACGTGGTGCCCTCGTCTCCTACCAGGAGAAAGATGGAAAACACCAATGGGGTTTTTGGCAGAAGGAATTGCCCGAAGCATTACTTTATTTTCTCCAGGAAAGATAA
- the pdhA gene encoding pyruvate dehydrogenase (acetyl-transferring) E1 component subunit alpha, translating into MSKVPYEVYTEDVEALSVLSPDGEIVNKDMMPTLSDDQLKEIMYRMVFTRTWDDRAVNLGRQGRLGFYAPVSGQEATMVGSEFAIEKEDFVCPGYRDIPQLVWHGLPLYQAFLYSRGHQHGGQIPDGVNVLMPQIIIGAQILHAMGIAMGYKLKKQKQVVITYTGDGGSSEGDFYEGLNYAGVYKLPVIFFVQNNGYAITTPFAKQTAALSIAHKAVAAGIKGVKVDGMDIFAVIKAVQEAAERGRNGEGATLIEAVTYRFRPHSLSDDASKYRTKEEEAEWSAKDPIARFAKYLEKKGLWTEEDTARVKEEAKAKVNEEIKKAEKTEKMTISGLIDSMFEQTPKHLEEQKADFQ; encoded by the coding sequence ATGAGCAAGGTTCCTTATGAAGTGTATACAGAGGATGTAGAAGCTCTGTCCGTGCTGTCTCCTGACGGCGAAATTGTTAACAAAGACATGATGCCTACACTTTCCGATGATCAATTAAAAGAAATTATGTACCGCATGGTATTTACCCGTACTTGGGATGACCGTGCAGTAAACCTGGGCCGTCAAGGTCGTCTTGGTTTCTATGCTCCAGTATCTGGTCAAGAAGCTACAATGGTTGGTAGTGAATTTGCAATTGAAAAAGAAGACTTTGTATGTCCTGGCTATCGTGACATTCCGCAACTCGTATGGCATGGACTTCCTCTTTATCAAGCATTCTTGTACTCCCGTGGACACCAACATGGTGGACAGATTCCAGATGGCGTTAATGTATTGATGCCACAAATCATCATTGGTGCACAAATTCTGCATGCAATGGGTATCGCTATGGGTTACAAATTGAAGAAACAAAAACAAGTTGTTATCACGTACACAGGTGATGGCGGTTCTTCTGAAGGTGACTTCTATGAAGGTCTGAACTACGCTGGTGTATACAAACTGCCTGTTATCTTCTTCGTACAAAACAATGGTTATGCCATTACAACTCCTTTTGCTAAACAAACAGCAGCTCTGTCCATCGCTCACAAAGCGGTTGCAGCAGGTATCAAAGGTGTTAAAGTTGACGGTATGGACATCTTCGCTGTTATCAAAGCTGTTCAGGAAGCTGCTGAGCGCGGACGTAACGGAGAAGGCGCAACATTGATCGAAGCAGTAACATACCGTTTCCGTCCTCACTCCCTTTCGGATGATGCTTCCAAGTATCGTACAAAAGAAGAAGAGGCAGAATGGTCTGCTAAAGATCCTATCGCACGTTTCGCTAAATATCTGGAGAAAAAAGGTCTTTGGACTGAAGAAGATACAGCACGTGTGAAAGAAGAAGCAAAAGCTAAAGTAAATGAAGAGATCAAAAAAGCGGAAAAAACCGAGAAAATGACGATTTCAGGCTTGATCGACAGCATGTTCGAACAAACGCCTAAGCACTTGGAAGAGCAAAAAGCTGATTTCCAATAA